CTGGGGGTGTGCTGAATGTGTTTGCATACCTTCACAGCTACAAAATCTGCAATTTTATGGTTATATTAATCACATCTGTGGGTAGAGCGTTATATCTAGGAGCTGGGAACAGTTTACGCCGTCTGATGTCTGAGATTTAGCCATAAAAGCGGCAGTGCTCTGAGTTTTGGGCACAATTGCGCTTGCAAGTCTCACCGTTGAAAGATCACTTCTTAAAATGTCGGTTTCGGATCTGATTGGTGCCATTGAGGCCATCCCTAAAATCACAGTATCTACAGTATCTCCTGAGACGAGTTCGATTTTTCTGGATGCCCCCGAATGGCTAACGGAAAGCTATCTGCAGGATGCCCTGCGAAAGTACTACAAGGATCAGAGGATCAGGATCAATTGGGTTAAGGTTAATCCTGCCTTGGGAAAGGGCGAAAACTACGGTGGAGTTTTGACCCGCGTGAAGGCTCACTTTACACGCAGCGATGGATCGACCCAACTGGGTCACTACATTGTAAAGTCCACCTTCAAGGGCAATGATTTTGCCCAGAATACCATGGAGCCCTATGACATCTTCAATAGGGAGATGACCATCTATGAGCAGGTCCTGCCCAAACAGAAGGCACTGCTCCAAGAGATTGGCGATGCCGAGCAGATCTTTGCCGAGACCATGGCCGTGGATATTGATAACTCAGCTTTGATTTTCGAGGATCTGAATGCTCGTGGCTTTGTGATGCCAGATCGTTTGGCGGGATTGGACCTGAAGCTAGCCCGAATGGTGCTCCGAAAGTTGGCCAAGATGCATGCCACATCGGCGGTTTTAAATGAGCGTGAGGATGGAAGTTTGGAGGGTTACGATAGAGGGTTCTTCAACCGGTACACTGAGAACTATGCGCCTGCCTTCGTTGGCATGTTCCAGGCGGCCACTCGTCGTGTGGCCCAATGGCCAGGATATGAGAAGTGTGCCGAGAAAATGGAGGCTCTGGTGCCCATCTACATGGAACTGGGGAAGCGAATCTTTGACATCACCCCAGGTCACATTAATGTCCTGGCTCATGGCGATCTGTGGACCAATAATGTGCTGGTCAAGTACGACAAAGAAACAGGGGAGCCCATGGATGTGATTATCATTGACTTTCAATACACGGCTTGGGGATCGCCAGCTCTCGATCTTTTCTACTTCCTGAACACCTCCCTCGAGTTTGACCTGCATCAGAACCATCAGGAGCAGCTGATTGCCTACTATTTCGGAATTTTTACGGACACCTTGAGGAAGCTGCAGTACCAGGATAGAGTTCCCAGTTTGCATCAGTTCCACCAGCAATTGCACCAGAAGAAGTTCTATGGTGAGTAAAATAGTCTggggaaaaacaaattaataatggTTGGTACCAATTTTATAATACCATTAAAATCCCTATTTGATCTAAACCGAACTTACGTAGATAGAAttgataaaatattgaataccTCAtatcatatattatatatatcatATGTATATCGTCTAAATGATTATAATTTCACTGgtacaaaattgatttttatacctgaaaatttaattgaaattcaaagcATATTTAACTTACTATaagtaaaatgaattttaatgaaataggaacttttttaaatctaatattttattttatttcacaatatcattataaaataatataatatttcatttaaacataaaatatcaaattttaaatcaatgtcTTTTGAAATTCATACAAATatgaacatattttgttaaattactttattttctaaattatttttacatcattaaattatttaaccagTTTAAGCTTAGGGATTGTAGCTATAgctaacattttaaataaatataaaattgttccTTCAATTTCCAGCTGCCCACACCTCCATCTCGGTGTTTCCTATCCAGCGAAATGTGGAGACTGCAGATGCCGATTTCAATGCTCTAATGGAAAACAACCAGCGAGCCATAAACTTCAAGAATGCCTGCTATAAGAATCCGATTTCTCAGAGGATTTTAAGGGAACTCCTGCCCGGATTTGTAGCAGAAGGATTGCTCGATGTATATCAATAATGGATCATATTATTTAACACCTGTGCTTTAAAGTGCACAATAGGCCAAAATGTACATAGAATAATATTAGACAAATTATATAAAGGTTAAATAATGTAATCTCAATTTTAAACTGTATCAAAAGTATCATAATTATTCATAACACATGtataataatattcatattattaaatttatcattatacattttttgccTTATTTTATGACATAATAGAAGTAGATTGTTTGTTCTGCAAGTGATCTATTAGTTTGATTGGGATACCGGCAATAATAAGGAACTTTAGTAATCAGAAAGATACTGtgattaaaaaactttaattttttatcagtTTTTTTGTACCTGTTGTAAAATTCTTAAGTGgttcttttatttaactaatgcgaaaatcaatttccattgattttatttattccattaaataattaatactGTTCAGCCGTTAAAGGTAATAACTAATTACTGATCAATAAAAAAGGCGGTGTTTGCAAATGCAAAAGGCTTTTGCAAAGCCTTACCTAAGCTCAACCGTTATTACTTAAAATGGGCCAAGCCCGTGATCGTGTGATCCATAACCAACTAGAATTGCACTCACAATAGTCACTTGTCGGAGAGATTGTGCAACGACAAACAAAATGAGTGACAAGTTAGATGCGGAAGAATTCAACGACGACGAACTGGAGGCTCCCACATGACTAAAACCCCAGTTTATAGGCGAGATTCTAAGCACTTACGAAAAAGCccctaaaataaaagtaattgatGGGTAAATGGGTATTAAGTGTCTAATGCAAGATTAAATTCAATGGCAATTGGTAGCGTTCTTCTTATCTTGTGGGTACTTTGAGAattaaatagaatttaaatagaattggaagatttttgcaaaaaaattttattttattttattcaccaaaaaaagttttataaagaaagaatattttccaaaaatctGTGTTAACCGCATTtcaaagatttataaaaatgaaaatcaatcacaaaagttttttaaagaattttttgagAATTACAGCGCATTGGCTAGgtcttattaatttatattgcgAAATTGTAATCTGATATTTTTACAGAAAATCGCATTACGCAagattttagtaaagccaATAGTAAAAAACCGTCATTAATTTgagagtattttattttcttgcttgcaatgaaaaaatgaaattttccaCGAAAGTTTGTATTATATTTCAGATTTTTCCAATGATAAGTTGTCAATAGTTCTTTATCCTTTAGC
This genomic window from Drosophila gunungcola strain Sukarami chromosome 3R, Dgunungcola_SK_2, whole genome shotgun sequence contains:
- the LOC128258859 gene encoding uncharacterized protein LOC128258859, with the protein product MSVSDLIGAIEAIPKITVSTVSPETSSIFLDAPEWLTESYLQDALRKYYKDQRIRINWVKVNPALGKGENYGGVLTRVKAHFTRSDGSTQLGHYIVKSTFKGNDFAQNTMEPYDIFNREMTIYEQVLPKQKALLQEIGDAEQIFAETMAVDIDNSALIFEDLNARGFVMPDRLAGLDLKLARMVLRKLAKMHATSAVLNEREDGSLEGYDRGFFNRYTENYAPAFVGMFQAATRRVAQWPGYEKCAEKMEALVPIYMELGKRIFDITPGHINVLAHGDLWTNNVLVKYDKETGEPMDVIIIDFQYTAWGSPALDLFYFLNTSLEFDLHQNHQEQLIAYYFGIFTDTLRKLQYQDRVPSLHQFHQQLHQKKFYAAHTSISVFPIQRNVETADADFNALMENNQRAINFKNACYKNPISQRILRELLPGFVAEGLLDVYQ